The following proteins come from a genomic window of Amaranthus tricolor cultivar Red isolate AtriRed21 chromosome 14, ASM2621246v1, whole genome shotgun sequence:
- the LOC130799255 gene encoding uncharacterized protein LOC130799255 codes for MGGSESNYVSLDLVSELNLKTKPHPHPYKLKWLDSKASGSYDRKSLHDGFTNTYTIRHEGKLKDLIPLPPYKAILPPIRKPVHLMSRKVGEKELKNKEVIYALFTKEVTQAAAIPPEVQLLLHQYQDVFPEDLPKGLPPIRGIEHQIDLDPGVALPNKPAYKTNPTETKELQRQVEELLQRGYVRGSLSPCVVPTLLVPKKDRT; via the exons ATGGGGGGGAGTGAGTCCAATTATGTGAGTTTAGACCTGGTTAGTGAGTTGAATCTGAAAACTAAACCTCACCCACACCCATACAAGCTTAAGTGGTTAGATAGTAAGGCTAGTGGATCA TATGATAGGAAGAGCTTACATGATGGATTCACAAACACCTACACCATTAGACATGAGGGTAAGCTGAAAGACCTGATTCCCTTGCCACCTTACAAAGCCATACTACCCCCTATTAGGAAGCCAGTTCACCTGATGAGTAGGAAGGTTGGTGAGAAGGAGCTTAAGAATAAGGAGGTTATCTATGCTTTATTCACTAAGGAAGTAACCCAAGCAGCAGCCATACCCCCTGAGGTTCAACTATTGTTGCACCAATATCAGGATGTGTTCCCTGAGGATCTTCCCAAGGGTTTACCACCTATTAGAGGGATAGAGCACCAAATAGACCTTGATCCTGGAGTAGCTTTGCCAAATAAACCAGCCTACAAGACCAATCCCACAGAGACTAAAGAGCTTCAAAGACAGGTTGAAGAGTTGTTGCAAAGAGGGTATGTGAGGGGGAGCCTTAGCCCTTGTGTTGTACCCACACTCTTAGTGCCTAAAAAGGATAGAACCTGA
- the LOC130799554 gene encoding organic cation/carnitine transporter 3-like → MADSSPLLTNQNGEQNSNSYDYRHPTRNKNATVNDKIEQCIGNIGLAQIIQCVLVSFAWAFDAQQTFISIFTDAQPSWHCTTGACGDDICAVPEGAAWAWDAPIDSTIVSEWGLQCANSLITGLPASSFLIGCVFGGLVLATLADSWLGRKNLLLVCTLAMSLSGIFTALFSRNIWVYAFLRFVSGFGRAAIGTCSLVLATEVVGKQWRGQIGVMGFVCFSLGFLSLPGIAYLNQGLSWRHMYMWTSIPALVYCALVIFFVKESPRWLLIRGRREEAMDALKNIATLHQSSLTLSFFGEEEAPRGDDTDVFSAMKIMVSRAWALRRLITVSFISSGLGVVYYGMPLALGNLPFNIYLSVSLNALAELPGSFLTFVLVNRLNRRFAVIGFTLVSGILSVLVVVAGNFAESNEHIMVLQVGLEILSFLCGVSGLNLMLIFTCELFPTCVRNSALSMARQALVFGGAFAPPLVAAGRKNPFIAYGVFGVVIAICGSFAFFLPETRGTTLADTMDEEEDKAQRLGSFWATH, encoded by the coding sequence atggcGGATTCATCTCCATTACTAACCAACCAAAACGGTGAACAAAATTCCAATTCTTATGATTACCGTCACCCAACCCGAAACAAAAACGCAACAGTCAACGATAAAATCGAGCAGTGCATCGGAAATATAGGCTTAGCGCAGATTATTCAATGCGTTTTAGTCTCCTTCGCTTGGGCATTTGACGCCCAACAAACCTTCATCTCTATCTTTACCGACGCCCAACCGTCCTGGCATTGCACGACGGGTGCGTGCGGTGACGATATATGCGCCGTCCCAGAAGGCGCCGCTTGGGCTTGGGACGCTCCAATCGACTCAACAATCGTGTCTGAATGGGGTTTACAATGCGCCAATTCATTGATTACAGGGTTACCCGCTTCGTCTTTTCTCATCGGTTGCGTCTTCGGTGGGCTCGTGTTAGCAACGTTAGCGGATTCATGGCTCGGTCGCAAGAATCTATTGCTAGTATGTACCTTAGCTATGTCTTTATCAGGTATCTTTACAGCTTTATTTTCAAGAAACATTTGGGTTTAcgcgtttttaagatttgtttCTGGGTTCGGAAGAGCCGCAATTGGGACATGTTCATTGGTTTTAGCTACCGAAGTTGTTGGTAAACAATGGCGTGGTCAAATTGGGGTTATGGGTTTCGTTTGTTTCTCTTTAGGATTTCTATCATTACCAGGAATTGCTTATTTAAATCAAGGTCTTTCATGGCGGCATATGTATATGTGGACTTCTATTCCTGCACTGGTTTATTGTGCACTTGTTATCTTCTTTGTTAAGGAATCACCCAGATGGTTACTGATCCGGGGCCGAAGGGAAGAAGCCATGGATGCGCTTAAAAACATCGCCACATTACACCAAAGTAGTCTTACTTTGAGCTTCTTCGGAGAAGAAGAAGCTCCTCGCGGAGATGACACAGATGTCTTCTCCGCGATGAAGATTATGGTGTCTAGGGCATGGGCCCTACGACGATTAATAACCGTTTCGTTTATATCTAGTGGTCTTGGTGTAGTTTACTATGGTATGCCCTTAGCTTTAGGGAACTTACCCTTTAATATTTATCTAAGTGTGTCCCTTAATGCCTTAGCCGAATTACCAGGATCCTTTTTAACGTTTGTTTTGGTTAATAGGTTAAATAGACGGTTTGCAGTAATTGGGTTTACTTTAGTGAGTGGTATCCTAAGTGTTTTAGTAGTGGTGGCCGGAAATTTTGCGGAAAGTAATGAACATATAATGGTATTACAAGTTGGACTTGAAATACTTTCATTCCTTTGTGGGGTTTCTGGATTGAACCTTATGTTGATCTTTACTTGTGAGTTATTCCCTACTTGTGTTCGGAATTCCGCCCTGTCTATGGCCCGTCAAGCACTCGTGTTTGGCGGGGCATTTGCGCCACCTCTGGTCGCTGCAGGGCGAAAAAACCCATTTATAGCATATGGAGTGTTTGGAGTGGTGATAGCCATTTGTGGGTCATTTGCGTTTTTCTTGCCCGAAACGAGAGGAACTACATTGGCGGATACGATGGATGAAGAAGAGGACAAGGCACAAAGGCTAGGTAGTTTCTGGGCAACTCATTAA